A window of Chloroflexota bacterium genomic DNA:
AGACGAGCTCCGCTTCCTGCGGATTGCCTCCAGTCCCGCTTTCGTGCGGGAGCCGGAGGGCAATGGCTGCGTGGAGCGGTTCATCCGCACCCCCAAGGAGCAACTGCTCCGGGTGCGAACCTTTGAGACCGTGGAGGAGCTGCGCCTCGCGCTCCTTGCCTTCAAGGAGCGGTACAACCGGGAGTGGCTCGTCGAGCGCCATCGCTACGCGACGCCAGA
This region includes:
- a CDS encoding transposase, producing LRQGVRQHLGGYGADVASGLVLRHDHGSQYMSDHFQDELRFLRIASSPAFVREPEGNGCVERFIRTPKEQLLRVRTFETVEELRLALLAFKERYNREWLVERHRYATPEQARRQLLACPVVAA